The region ATTTTTATGCACCAATAACCAAAAACAAATGTGATTAATGAAAATAAGAATAAAGTATATACCTGAAAAAAAACATATGCATCCTCCTACGAACATGGCTAGTACGGCATAATGGTGCCGAATGCTCTTCCATAGATGCTTGTAGGCCAACAATGCCCAATTAACATGACAAATAGCGGGAATATCATTCAGGGACATTATACCACCCTCAAACTTCCGAGCAACATATAGAGATGTATTAGGCATTAAAAACACACTAGCTAAAAACAACAAGAATTGTCGAACAAGTGACATGTCCGCCAATTGACATTGTCTCAATTTTTCCTCCAACACTGGGACAGCAGTCCTTCCACCATTCTTGTTCAAATGACATTTATTGGTATCCACTAAATCTAGCACCCCCTCCCTAACACCCAACGTAGCACCAAAAACTTTACTGTCAAGTTTGAAGTGCTTCCCCTGAATATCCAAAGAGCCATCCTCAATGTTGAACCTAGACAAAAGCCATGATATAAGATTTCTTCGCACATTACAGTCTTTCATGCCAAGCAATGTCCCGAATCCTATTTCTTTCACCACCTCCTTTTGAGCCCCACTTAAATTGGAGATTAGGGCAACAAGCCTATGCGGTGAGCATCTATAATCTAGCTTCTTCCCTTCAACCATTTTGAGGCACCCTTTCGCGGAAGAATTTCACCAAACATTGACAAATCAGTGAGCAAACAATGATAAATAATCACCAAATTTACTTCATGTGAAAAGCCAAGAAACCAAATAAAAACACAGCAGCTACCACTCATATATACATATTACActaaaacaaaggaaaaattaTTTACTGCAATTACTTATCATTAAATAAAGCTTTCAATcaaatacaaaaaatatagcCCGTAATTGGGAGTAACAGATCAGAAATTAATGTGTTAAAGAGGAAGCTCATGGAAGAATTTCATATTAAAGACCTAGGGACAGCTAAGAGAATTTTGGGTATTGTTATTCATAAAGTTGATAAACACACAATTATTCTATCATAGAAGGCCTAGTTACAAAAGGTATTGGACAAGTTCGGAATGAGTAACTCTAATACGGTATCTACACCTGTAGCTCAACACTTTAAGCTTTCTCTGTCACAACCTCCCAGTACTGATGCAGAAAGACAGATTATGGGTAAGATTCCCTATGCTAGTTGTGTTGGTGGCTTGATGTACTTGATGGTGTGTACAAGACCATATTTAGCTCATGCAATGAGTGTAGTAAGCAAGTTAATTGCAAATCCTAGAACACAACATTGGGCCGCATTAAAACGGATACTCAGGTATTTGAAGGGAACTCTTGAAACAAGTATACTATTCAGATGCAATGGCTCTTTTAAGGAATAAGTAACAGGTTATGTTGATTCAGATTTCGCTGGTAATCAACATACTAGAACATCTCTAATAGCGTATGTGTAAACAGTACTTGGAGGCTGTGTTAGTTGGAAATCAAACATGCAGAAAGTTGTTGCTCTCTCCTCCACTGAGGCAGAATATATGGATGCTACTGAGGCCATTACAGAAGCAATCTGGCTTAAAGGATTCACTACAAAGCTGGTATTCAATTCAAAAAACATCACAGTATACAATGATAATCAGAGTGCTCTACACCTCATGCAGAACCCAatgttccctcaaaggtccaaaCATATGGACATCAAGATGCATTTTATTCGACACATTATTTTCTCCAAACAAGTCTCTATCAAGATGATTAGTACTCGTGATAACCCAACATATATATTTACCAAGACTATAACCAGTGAAAAGTTTAGACATTCTCAAAACTTACTGAACATTGAGAAATGTTAAGTCTCTCATTGAGACACATACATTGGAATTAGGAATTAAGCCTCAGCAAGTTTTTAAACTCAAACAAGTTTGTTAATTAACTAAACCAGGTGGATTTTGTGGAGGTTTACTCAATTAACTAGAATTTGTTGCTAATAACCAAACCTATCAGCTCAGGACCGTTATTACAATTATACTTACTCAAGTCTATTTCATTCAGTCTATAAAAGGGAAAGGTGCCTCACTTCATGAACTAAGTTCCAAGTTGAGAGTTCTGGAGAGAAAGAAAATTGAGAGTTGTCCAAGTTTTGTAAAATTTGAGTGTACTTTGAGTTGGTGCAAGACACCTTACTTGTAATTCTATAATGAGTTTCTTCGATAAAGATTCTAAGCCACTGTCACTGTTTCCTCCCGTGGATGTAGGTGACCACCTACTCCTCTGTTTCCTATTTCCTATTATTCAgtcaattaaattttatttatcgaAATCCTGTAATATGAATGTACAATTACACACTAACTTCAACACTAAATCAATTCTATAAAATCCATTCTCAGATTCAAAATCTCAGCATAGCTTTTTCATTATTACTCATTCGGAAAATGCTTCTGCACCATAACCATTCATTTTATCAAGGCATTGCAAATCCAATGCCAACTTATGGAAAAATTAATATAACCTGGTTAAATTAAACATTCCTTAAATTATATGTTACCACATACCAATACATTCACTTCTCTATGTTACCTAATTAGTTCAAGTAATCTCTTCATTTCAGTTATTGCCTCACTATCTCCACTGTACCTTAATAATAAATCAAACAATCTCACCACACGGTGTAATAACAAACGAATGAGGCAGCAACTTTATTTCATCAAAAGATATACAAATACTTTAAACTATTCATTTCTCAAACCGGTTCCAACATCATGCATCAAAAACAAAGTTCGAAACTTACCAATATGCAATTGAACTGCAGTCGCGCTCCAATCAACCCACTACAAAATAATACCAAAATTACTAACTAAGAAACAGAACGACTGAAACCCACGACCGAAACCCAGGGaatcaaaaaataaaatcattgtAACCAACCTCCGGCGTAGAGACACTAAAACCTTCCCACCCTAGCAAACGAACAAGCCCGACGAAATCAAGCAATGGGGAGGGAGACAAACACAGAGGAACGTTCAACCCATGCCTTCCAAGCTCTACCAAAACCTTTTCGTCTCAACCCTCTCATTACACAATAAATATTTCCCCCTTTCTTTCTTCCAATAAAATAAACTTGAAGGAGTTGGAGTCGGAGTCGGAGTCGGAGGGAAACAAGGTTAATAGAAGAAGGAGTCAGAGTCGGAGTCGGAGGGAAAGACAGAGTCGGAGTCGGAGGGAAGAAGGAGTctgtttctttcttttttttggcCAGTAACTCATAAAAAATAATGAAAGTAAAAAATTAAAAGTGCAACCGGTAGCCATTTACTAAGGGGTACAAAGGAGTATACTTGTATTTTAACACATTGTCAATATTACCTTCAATCTTACCGTTCACCAACAATCCAACGGCTCACACTAGATGATGGACTAAAACTTTCAAATCAAGTGAAGGACTTTAAAAATGCccttaaaaaaatatcattttatttgtaaaaattaaaaaataatattttttttctttatttatcttggtCTCACCCATAGTCACGCCCCCACTCTAGAGATAATTTGTATATTGGCTTATAATGCAATGATGCAATGATATCTTTGAAGAAAAATTCAAAgaactgaaaagaaaaaaaaggaacaaATTGTCAATCTTTAATCGaacaattaatataaatataaaattccTTAAACATTATTGAATATAATctgattatacatatatatttatttgattaattatgaCCTGATCAGATTCAGAGGAtgttatctatttttattttcaagTTCCTTATACGAAAGGAATCGATCAGATTAAGTTGTaccttgttcttcttatttaatCATTTATAAATATAGTACAGATAAATCGATCTTCATTTATAAATATAAACTTAGTacagataattaattaaaaatacaaaGACAAAAGTTTTTGTCCCCTATTTCGGGCGGCTAATAAGAAAATTATATAAAGCCATCACTAAAAGTTTATAGTCTAGAAGACTAAGTGCACCTTTACAAACATTTATTCTAGCCTAGCCATCAtactattttaataaaaaaactacACAATTATTGAACCTTTATGTGATATTAATAGCAGGTAGTGCAAGTTGTTTGAACAAAGagtatatttaaatatttaaactaAAATATGTCAGATTTTATAATTAAATTGTAcatattattatatgttgtgtcATGTAGTGTTATCcagtattttaatatttaaatatagtGAGCAAaattattgtattattatatattttgaaaatgTAAAATTGTTGAATTCTGGATCTTGGACTTCATCAATGAAAAACTTTGTGaaagaaaagataaaaaaataaaatatttttttaacaaaattatatatgATACTTTTTATTTAGTACATAtatatttaacatatttataCTATAAGAGAGGGtttctatatttttatttgaattcaattcaattataataagagagaataaaaaatttcataattcaTTTTTTCCCCAATACAAATTTAAGATGCTGagataaagaaaaaatatatttttcaaaaatatataaaagaaaatgaaCCCTTTTGTCATTGTTCGCactattataattaatttcataaagcTTAACCATTCCAATTATCATAATCTTAAACACGGGTCCCACAAATAATTATTATACCAGCTCAACATATATAAAACAAAATTACTGATTTTATTGGACTTTTTGCAACGTGAATGTGCAACTAATAATAAATTTATATCTTAAAGTGATTTGCTTGCAAAATACTCCTTTCACTTACTCAAAATATGAATTGACACTTAACTACTTAAGCTAGTGTGGCAAAaagaattattttgaaaaaaaattataaaacaaagtG is a window of Humulus lupulus chromosome 4, drHumLupu1.1, whole genome shotgun sequence DNA encoding:
- the LOC133831944 gene encoding secreted RxLR effector protein 161-like; the protein is MSNSNTVSTPVAQHFKLSLSQPPSTDAERQIMGKIPYASCVGGLMYLMVCTRPYLAHAMSVVSKLIANPRTQHWAALKRILRYLKGTLETILGGCVSWKSNMQKVVALSSTEAEYMDATEAITEAIWLKGFTTKLSIKGKGASLHELSSKLRVLERKKIESCPSFVKFECTLSWCKTPYL